The DNA region AGAATTCATTTTACAGGAATATATATCAGGAATCAGTCTGAGTTCATCTGTGCTTTCAACAAAAAGTGATGCAAAAACAATAACAAACACAAGACTTCTAACTGAAAACGATTTTGGAAATAAAAACAGTTTCATATATATTGGAAACATCCTGCCTTTAACTTCCAAGTCCATAATGGCTGACGTTAATGATATCAGCAATATAAACAAAAGCATGAATGAAACCTCAGAGGATTTGATTCGAAAATTCAATCTGGTTGGATCAAACGGTGCTGATTATATTCTTAATGAAAACGGATTATATGTAATTGAAATTAATCCGAGACTTCAGGGAACATTTGAATGTGCGGAACTTTCACTTGGAATAAACATGCTGGATGCTCATATCAGAGCATGCCAAGGTGAGTTGATAAAAATACCTCATGTGAAAAATTATTCATATAAAAAAATCATATATTCCCCTGTAAGAATGAAGTATGAAAAAATAGATCTTGACAATATTTATGACCTTCCCCATATAGGTTCAATCACTGAAAAGTCACAGCCATTACTTACAATAATCGACAAGGATGAGGATTTTGAAAAATTATTTGAAAAAGTAGAATCAGCAAGTAAAAAAGTAAATAGCATTGCTAAAAAAGGCCAACTAAGTGCATGATAAATAAAATTATACCAATTGTCATCATAATAG from uncultured Methanobrevibacter sp. includes:
- a CDS encoding ATP-grasp domain-containing protein translates to MKKLLLIGIDTRSMLNSALKLNYDIYSTSYFSTSDTPQIKKQKIILNESEGESCGIFEDEFYGKNLIDMSQDFIDEVDYIIPISGVSPSDFKKSDQKKILGNHDVKDIENKYRFYKKIRHDFLTPMTFSVNDMDEAIEINKTYNDIQFILKPLQGSGGYDINLLNEDKDIQINEGEFILQEYISGISLSSSVLSTKSDAKTITNTRLLTENDFGNKNSFIYIGNILPLTSKSIMADVNDISNINKSMNETSEDLIRKFNLVGSNGADYILNENGLYVIEINPRLQGTFECAELSLGINMLDAHIRACQGELIKIPHVKNYSYKKIIYSPVRMKYEKIDLDNIYDLPHIGSITEKSQPLLTIIDKDEDFEKLFEKVESASKKVNSIAKKGQLSA